In the Nicotiana tabacum cultivar K326 chromosome 16, ASM71507v2, whole genome shotgun sequence genome, one interval contains:
- the LOC107811707 gene encoding transcription factor bHLH30-like gives MINHSFPSFYELGGCSDSYNFLHGIINSSPEMFNVESSSVVSPRSMAEAKAIAANKSHSEAERRRRKRINGHLATLRNLLPNTIKTDKASLLAEAVRCVRELKKTTSELGATMSEDDDNTDDFMNYMGSNDQTTMKKFIFPSESDELNLSYCNSNNSGTLLAKATICCEDRPEIMMDLRRALSTVQGKIIRAEMATVGGRIKCILWVQMLENGCREEGLGQLRRALKLVMDKANFLAQNMGQDLLGNKRPRLYQC, from the exons atgataaaccATTCATTTCCAAGCTTTTATGAACTAGGGGGTTGTTCAGATTCATATAATTTTCTACATGGAATTATAAATTCATCACCTGAAATGTTTAATGTGGAAAGTTCAAGTGTAGTAAGTCCAAGATCAATGGCTGAAGCTAAAGCAATTGCAGCTAATAAAAGTCATAGTGAAGCtgaaagaaggagaagaaaaagaatcaaTGGCCATCTTGCTACCCTTCGTAATCTCCTTCCTAATACTATCAAA ACAGACAAGGCATCTTTACTAGCAGAAGCAGTAAGATGTGTAAGGGAGCTTAAAAAGACAACATCAGAACTAGGAGCAACAATGTCCGAAGACGACGACAACACCGATGATTTCATGAACTACATGGGCAGTAATGATCAAACAACAATGAAGAAATTCATTTTTCCAAGTGAATCAGATGAACTAAACCTAAGCTACTGTAACAGTAATAATTCTGGAACATTATTAGCAAAAGCAACAATATGTTGTGAGGATAGGCCAGAAATTATGATGGATTTAAGAAGGGCATTAAGTACAGTACAAGGGAAAATTATAAGGGCAGAAATGGCAACAGTAGGAGGCAGAATAAAGTGTATTTTATGGGTACAAATGTTGGAAAATGGTTGTAGAGAAGAAGGGTTAGGGCAATTGAGAAGAGCATTAAAATTGGTAATGGACAAAGCCAATTTTTTGGCACAGAATATGGGCCAGGATTTGTTGGGAAATAAACGTCCACGTCTTTATCAATGTTGA